The following is a genomic window from Butyricimonas faecihominis.
GGGTTATAACAAAGTTATACTAGGGTTTTACCTATAAACGAGCATACTTGAACGGCTCACCACCACTTGTAAAAATGATGAATGGCTCCATGTCCATGCCCTATTTGGTACCCGGCTGCCGTTTCAATGGCCCCATGCAGATAATTCAAGGCTTTTTCCACGGCGATGTTCAAGGGAAAATCATGGGCTAAATAGGAGGCCACGGAGGATGATAAAGAGCATCCGGTACCGTGCGTGTTCGGGGTGATTATTTTCTTCGCTGGATAACGATATTCCAAATCATTCTCACAATCAATTAAAACATCTGTTATCTCTTCACATTCCAAGTGTCCGGCTTTTAATAAGACATTGCGAGCGCCGATATTTTTCAATGCAGGAATGGAAAGATATAAATCTTCCTGAGAGCGTATTTTCTTTCCGGAGAGAATCTCTATCTCGTAAAGATTGGGAGTGATCACGGTAGCCAACGGGAATAATTCCTTTTGCATCACGGCAATGGCCTCTTGCTGCACAAGCAGATCGCCAGAGGTTGCCACCATTACCGGGTCCACGACAATGTGCTTGATCGGGTAATCGGCTAATACTCTCGTGACGGCTTGAATCACTTCCACGGAATGTAACATACCAATTTTTACCGCATCCACGCCAATATCGTCTAAACAAGCCCTAATCTGGGCCTCTATGACATTCACAGGAAGAGATTCAATGGCTCTTACACCTAATGTATTTTGAGCTGTCACGGCTGTAATGGCAGTCATGGCGAAACACCCGCAGGCGGAGATCGCTTTTAAGTCTGCTTGAACTCCGGCTCCACCACCGCTATCGGAACCGGCTATAGATAATACTCTCTTGTAGGTTTTCATGACAAATAAAAGGTTTAGAATGATCGGGCATATAACACGAAAATCGTCGGACGTTTATTTATATCCGGTTTCACGTGTTTCCAATCCTTTATTAACATGGTTTTTATGTATTCATTTTCTGTCGTAATATCACAGGCTATCGTGAGGCGTGTCGTGGGGGACAAGGTGGCTATCATATCCTCGAATAATTGCACGTTCCGATAGGGGGTCTCTATAAACAATTGTGTCCGGTTCTCTGCGGCAGATTGTTTCTCGTAAGCTTTCAATGTTTTAATGCGTTCCGGCTTAGCAATGGGTAAATAACCATTAAACGAGAAGTTTTGCCCGTTAGCCCCGGAGGCTATTAGAGCCAATAAAATAGAAGAGGGGCCCACTAAAGGAATTACCTGATAATCGTGTTTATGGGCTAATGCCACCAATTCAGCTCCCGGATCTGCAATACCGGGGCATCCGGCCTCGGAGATAATCCCCATATCTTGATTGGCCAGATAGGGGAGATAGGTTTCAATATCTTTTATATCCGAATGTTCATTGAGGTCTAAAAAAACGAGTTCATCAATATTTATCGCTTTATCTATTTTCTTTAAATAACGACGGGTATTTTTCACGTTTTCAGTTGCAAAAACTTTGATATTCTTAATGATATGAATTACATCATCAGGAATAACCCGCTCTATCGGTGTCTCCCCAAGTAAATTGGGGATCAAATATAATTTTCCCATAATAAAATGTTTGGGGCAAATATACAGGATTATTCCGAATCTTATTATTTTTGCATGACACAATAAAACGTTCTGTATGGAATTTTCGATGTCAGAATATAATTATTTTTCAGTCTTCAACAGATGAGAGTAACAATTTTAGGAAGTGGAACTTCACAAGGGGTTCCCGTTATTGCTTGCGAATGTCCTGTTTGTCAATCTACGGATGAGAATGACAAGCGTTTAAGGAGTTCTGCCATGATTGATATTGGGGATAAAAAACTAATTATAGACGCGGGACCTGATTTCCGGACACAGATGCTACGGGCGGGTGTAAAGGACGTGACCGCTTTGCTGCTGACACATGAACACAAAGACCATATCGGGGGACTGGACGATATTCGGGCTTTTAACTGGGTCAAAAATGGCGAGGTCGACATCTACTGTAACCAGAGAACGAAAGACGTTATCAGTAAGGATTATGACTACGCTTTCGCAGCATTCCGTTATCCCGGTGTACCTGAGATGAATATTCACGTGATAGATGAAGAACCATTCTGGATTGGGGAGATTAAAATAGAACCTATTACGGTGATGCACTACAAGCTCCCCGTGACGGCATTTCGTATTGATAACTTCGCTTATATCACAGATGCGAATTTCATATCGGAGGCAAGTATGAAAAAACTGGAAGGCGTCGAATATATGGTGATTAATGCTTTGCGTAAAGAAGTTCACCTTTCTCATTTTACACTGGATCAGGCTATTGATGTGGTGAAAACCTTACACGTGAAACAGGCCTACATCACGCATATCGGTCATCAGATGGGATTGCACGAAGAGGTCTCGCGGGAATTACCTGAAAATATACA
Proteins encoded in this region:
- the thiD gene encoding bifunctional hydroxymethylpyrimidine kinase/phosphomethylpyrimidine kinase — encoded protein: MKTYKRVLSIAGSDSGGGAGVQADLKAISACGCFAMTAITAVTAQNTLGVRAIESLPVNVIEAQIRACLDDIGVDAVKIGMLHSVEVIQAVTRVLADYPIKHIVVDPVMVATSGDLLVQQEAIAVMQKELFPLATVITPNLYEIEILSGKKIRSQEDLYLSIPALKNIGARNVLLKAGHLECEEITDVLIDCENDLEYRYPAKKIITPNTHGTGCSLSSSVASYLAHDFPLNIAVEKALNYLHGAIETAAGYQIGHGHGAIHHFYKWW
- a CDS encoding SAM-dependent methyltransferase, which gives rise to MGKLYLIPNLLGETPIERVIPDDVIHIIKNIKVFATENVKNTRRYLKKIDKAINIDELVFLDLNEHSDIKDIETYLPYLANQDMGIISEAGCPGIADPGAELVALAHKHDYQVIPLVGPSSILLALIASGANGQNFSFNGYLPIAKPERIKTLKAYEKQSAAENRTQLFIETPYRNVQLFEDMIATLSPTTRLTIACDITTENEYIKTMLIKDWKHVKPDINKRPTIFVLYARSF
- a CDS encoding MBL fold metallo-hydrolase, whose product is MRVTILGSGTSQGVPVIACECPVCQSTDENDKRLRSSAMIDIGDKKLIIDAGPDFRTQMLRAGVKDVTALLLTHEHKDHIGGLDDIRAFNWVKNGEVDIYCNQRTKDVISKDYDYAFAAFRYPGVPEMNIHVIDEEPFWIGEIKIEPITVMHYKLPVTAFRIDNFAYITDANFISEASMKKLEGVEYMVINALRKEVHLSHFTLDQAIDVVKTLHVKQAYITHIGHQMGLHEEVSRELPENIQLAHDMLSFEF